A single window of Phaenicophaeus curvirostris isolate KB17595 chromosome 24, BPBGC_Pcur_1.0, whole genome shotgun sequence DNA harbors:
- the AMIGO1 gene encoding LOW QUALITY PROTEIN: amphoterin-induced protein 1 (The sequence of the model RefSeq protein was modified relative to this genomic sequence to represent the inferred CDS: deleted 1 base in 1 codon): MEGAGGPGFPLPLLLVLLWPWGSDGGSCPSHCVCASNILSCSQAALSSVPAHLPRFTAVLDLSHNNVSRLRADWTPGRLAHLHALLLSHNGLSFVSTEAFAHVPHLRHLDLSSNRLRALEENLFSDLTELEVLLLYNNEISTVDRTAFDNLVRLRKLYLGRNRITRFPLELLRDGSRLPQLALLDLSANRLRSVPVGELQALPAWLRDRLYLHGNPLACDCLLFQLVARGHHRRLSAVVDFQEELRCSLPATPTPVEISILDLAGRQPLNCSEAQEAVLEAHLGDTVALSCDTRLQGVRSRHWVTPGGERVLEEGGNGSAALLANGSLQLRALRPEDAGTYACWVAGPLLNETLYVELLVHNFTLHGPHDTLNTAYTTLVGCILSVVLVLIYLYLTPCRCCCCRGTEKSPAPRDDSINSSVLSTTPNHAASVPGEPCRSSLASATGPGQNGRFDVGGTPQPPPRHPKAQRKVSDPDSVSSVFSDTPIVV; encoded by the exons atggagggagctgggggtccGGGGTTccctctgccactgctgctggtgctgctgtggcCGTGGGGCTCGGACGGTGGGAGCTGCCCCTCGCACTGCGTCTGTGCCTCCAACATCCTGAGCTGTTCGCAGGCGGCGCTGAGCTCGGTGCCAGCGCACCTGCCCCGCTTCACCGCCGTCCTCGACCTCAGCCACAACAACGTGAGCCGGCTGCGCGCCGACTGGACGCCCGGGCGGCTGGCGCACCTCCACGCCTTGCTGCTCAGCCACAACGGGCTCTCCTTCGTCTCCACCGAA GCCTTCGCCCACGTCCCCCACCTGCGGCATCTGGACCTCTCCTCCAACCGCCTCCGGGCGCTGGAAGAGAACCTCTTCAGCGACTTGACGGAGCTGGAGGTCCTCCTCCTCTACAACAATGAGATCTCCACGGTGGACCGCACCGCCTTCGATAACCTCGTCCGCCTCCGTAAGCTTTACCTGGGGCGAAACCGCATTACCCGCTTCCCGCTGGAGCTGCTGCGCGACGGCAGCCGCTTGCCGCAGCTGGCCCTGCTCGACCTCTCGGCCAACCGCCTGCGCAGCGTGCCCGTGGGCGAGCTGCAGGCGCTGCCCGCCTGGCTGCGTGACCGCCTCTACCTGCACGGCAACCCGCTGGCCTGCGACTGCCTCCTTTTCCAGCTGGTTGCCCGCGGGCATCACCGCCGGCTGAGCGCAGTGGTGGATTTCCAAGAGGAGCTGCGGTGCTCCTTGCCTGCCACGCCGACGCCCGTCGAGATCAGCATCCTCGACCTGGCCGGCCGGCAACCGCTCAACTGCAGCGAGGCGCAGGAAGCCGTGCTGGAAGCCCACCTGGGTGACACCGTCGCCTTGAGCTGCGACACGCGGTTGCAGGGGGTGCGCAGCCGGCACTGGGTGACGCCGGGAGGCGAACGGGTGTTGGAGGAAGGGGGCAACGGCAGCGCCGCTCTCCTGGCGAACGGCAGCCTGCAGCTGCGGGCGCTGCGCCCCGAGGATGCCGGCACCTATGCCTGCTGGGTGGCAGGGCCTCTCCTCAACGAGACCCTTTatgtggagctgctggtgcaCAACTTCACCCTGCACGGCCCCCACGACACCCTCAACACCGCCTACACCACGCTGGTGGGCTGCATCCTCAGCGTGGTGCTGGTGCTCATCTACCTGTACCTCACCCCttgccgctgctgctgctgccgcggCACCGAAAAGTCGCCGGCACCCCGCGACGACAGCATCAACTCCTCCGTCCTCAGCACCACCCCAAACCACGCCGCCAGCGTCCCCGGGGAGCCTTGTCGGTCCAGCTTGGCCTCTGCCACCGGCCCAGGGCAGAACGGCAGGTTCGACGTTGGGGGGACCCCCCAGCCGCCCCCCCGGCACCCCAAGGCACAGAGGAAGGTGTCAGATCCAGACTCGGTCAGCTCTGTCTTCTCCGACACCCCCATCGTGGTGTAG